A part of Myxococcus landrumus genomic DNA contains:
- the rbfA gene encoding 30S ribosome-binding factor RbfA, with protein sequence MTTHSRPERVGQEIQVALGDLLSRGELRDPRIGYITITGVKVSPDLRVARVFYSMMGTAEERSETQKGLEAAKGFVRRAVTAAVNLRVSPEIFFSFDESIGEGDKIDRLLREVRNKEGW encoded by the coding sequence ATGACGACGCATTCCCGACCCGAGCGAGTGGGGCAGGAAATCCAGGTGGCCCTCGGGGACTTGCTCTCCCGGGGCGAGCTGAGGGACCCGCGCATCGGATACATCACGATTACCGGAGTGAAGGTCTCCCCGGACCTTCGCGTGGCCCGTGTCTTCTATTCGATGATGGGCACCGCCGAAGAGCGGTCGGAGACCCAGAAGGGGCTGGAGGCGGCCAAGGGCTTTGTACGCCGCGCCGTGACGGCGGCCGTCAACCTGCGCGTCTCGCCCGAAATCTTCTTCTCCTTCGACGAGTCCATCGGCGAAGGCGACAAGATTGACCGTCTGCTGCGGGAGGTCCGCAACAAGGAAGGCTGGTAG
- the infB gene encoding translation initiation factor IF-2: MSKKRVHEIAKELKGHGIELDNKEVVTELSALGYDVKSHSSSLDDDQATAAVQKILDKRKPKQAAPPVTAKGFVVRRKVGPAAGSSADAGSDLHGMEYADQAAMSAPAVDTPPPAVEAYSPPQHQEEPPPRSVEASAPVEPPQAPAAVEPPPVAAAPVAPPASTPAVESPAAPAVAAQPPVATEAPKAPAEAPRAPSSPPAAAAQPRPPSQESSHLPQPPPRSPVPPTVRTPSSPSSSATVVSRGPAPGYGQRGAPSGGRPGGPGGPGGRPGGPGGAGGRPGGPGGPGGRPGGPGGPGGRPGQGGRPSYSSYQGQGARPGQGAVRPSSAPGSLQATGGAAPTAPQGPTIMVGGIPHAQVSPTGGQARPTATQAVVISRPLIQVRRVTPTAGQAKQYPMAPGRAGIPERREYKVVPDHLGRGRELVDVSKNKERGQRKRTSGDTQSVSKQELTDMVWGRVTIPVRGKKKKPTKKGAKTQITQMAEEKKVIKLQEGISVSDLGQRMGVRSADIIKKLMGLGKMATANQMVDADTAEMIAGDYGWKIDRVGFEVEDYLPEVEARPEDERPRPPVVTIMGHVDHGKTSLLDAIRSANVAAGEAGGITQHIGAYSISTARGDVTFLDTPGHEAFTSMRARGANVTDIVVLVVAADDGVMPQTVEAIKHAKAAEVPIVVAINKMDVPGANPDRVKKDLANHELVPEEWGGDTIMVPVSAKTKQNLDLLLENLALQAEVLELTSNPNRPSVGAIIEAKLDRGRGPVATVLVQEGTLKLGDAIVTGSHYGRVRAMNNSRGEMVKEVKPGYCAEVVGLSGVPSAGDAINVVADEKAAKQIAEHRNMKERQTELSKVSRESLEQLFAKTKAGGGPKELRVVIKADVQGSAEAVKQAVQKLTTHKVKVEVVHTGVGAITEGDVMRAAASKGVVLGFNVNPESGAEAAAKAQEVTLQSYSIIYELIDGVRTEMESLLEPIRTEKKLGRAEVRNTFNVPRLGTIAGAAVLDGVMKRGAFVRLMRENKQLFAGKMASLRRFKDDVKEVAQGFECGIGIADFNDLKAGDIIEAYEIEETRQSLT, translated from the coding sequence ATGTCGAAGAAGCGCGTCCACGAAATCGCCAAGGAGCTCAAGGGCCACGGCATTGAGCTCGACAACAAGGAGGTCGTAACCGAGCTGTCCGCACTCGGCTACGACGTCAAGAGCCATTCGTCCTCCCTCGATGACGACCAGGCGACCGCCGCCGTTCAGAAGATTCTGGACAAGCGCAAGCCGAAGCAGGCAGCCCCCCCGGTGACGGCGAAGGGGTTCGTGGTGCGCCGCAAGGTGGGCCCGGCCGCCGGCTCCTCGGCGGATGCTGGCTCCGACCTGCATGGCATGGAGTACGCCGACCAGGCCGCCATGTCGGCGCCTGCCGTCGATACGCCGCCTCCCGCCGTGGAGGCCTACTCGCCTCCGCAGCACCAGGAGGAGCCTCCTCCTCGCTCCGTGGAGGCCTCGGCCCCCGTGGAGCCTCCTCAGGCTCCCGCCGCGGTGGAGCCGCCTCCCGTCGCCGCCGCGCCTGTCGCGCCGCCCGCCTCGACCCCCGCGGTCGAGTCGCCGGCTGCTCCCGCGGTCGCCGCCCAACCCCCTGTCGCGACCGAGGCCCCCAAGGCCCCGGCCGAGGCGCCTCGCGCCCCCAGTTCACCCCCTGCTGCCGCCGCGCAGCCTCGTCCCCCTTCTCAGGAGAGTTCCCACTTGCCGCAACCCCCTCCGCGCTCGCCGGTCCCGCCGACTGTCCGGACGCCTTCTTCTCCGTCTTCGTCCGCGACTGTTGTGTCTCGGGGTCCCGCGCCGGGTTATGGGCAGCGGGGTGCGCCCTCGGGTGGACGCCCCGGTGGTCCGGGTGGCCCGGGTGGCCGTCCCGGTGGTCCGGGTGGCGCGGGTGGTCGGCCGGGTGGTCCGGGTGGCCCTGGCGGTCGTCCCGGTGGCCCGGGTGGCCCGGGTGGTCGGCCGGGGCAGGGTGGTCGTCCCAGCTACTCGTCCTACCAGGGACAGGGCGCGCGTCCGGGGCAGGGCGCGGTGCGCCCCAGCTCTGCGCCGGGTTCCCTGCAGGCCACGGGTGGCGCTGCTCCCACGGCGCCCCAGGGCCCCACCATCATGGTGGGCGGCATTCCTCACGCCCAGGTGTCTCCGACGGGTGGACAGGCGCGTCCCACGGCCACGCAGGCCGTCGTCATCTCGCGCCCGCTCATCCAGGTCCGCCGCGTCACTCCGACGGCCGGCCAGGCGAAGCAGTACCCCATGGCGCCGGGTCGCGCGGGCATCCCCGAGCGGCGTGAGTACAAGGTGGTCCCGGACCACCTGGGCCGCGGCCGCGAGCTGGTGGACGTCTCCAAGAACAAGGAGCGGGGCCAGCGCAAGCGCACCAGCGGCGATACGCAGAGCGTGTCCAAGCAGGAACTGACGGACATGGTCTGGGGCCGCGTCACCATCCCGGTGCGTGGCAAGAAGAAGAAGCCCACGAAGAAGGGCGCCAAGACGCAAATCACCCAGATGGCCGAGGAGAAGAAGGTCATCAAGCTGCAGGAGGGCATCAGCGTGTCCGACCTGGGCCAGCGCATGGGTGTGCGCAGCGCGGACATCATCAAGAAGCTGATGGGCCTGGGGAAGATGGCCACGGCCAACCAGATGGTGGACGCGGACACCGCGGAGATGATTGCCGGCGACTACGGCTGGAAGATCGACCGCGTGGGCTTCGAGGTGGAGGACTACCTGCCCGAGGTGGAGGCCCGTCCCGAGGACGAGCGTCCGCGTCCGCCGGTCGTCACCATCATGGGCCACGTCGACCACGGCAAGACGAGCCTCCTGGACGCCATCCGCAGCGCGAACGTCGCGGCGGGCGAGGCGGGCGGCATCACCCAGCACATCGGCGCCTACAGCATCTCCACGGCGCGGGGTGACGTCACCTTCCTGGATACCCCGGGTCACGAGGCCTTCACGTCCATGCGCGCCCGTGGCGCCAACGTGACGGACATCGTGGTGCTGGTGGTGGCCGCCGACGACGGCGTGATGCCGCAGACGGTGGAGGCCATCAAGCACGCGAAGGCGGCGGAAGTGCCCATCGTCGTCGCCATCAACAAGATGGACGTGCCGGGCGCCAACCCCGACCGCGTGAAGAAGGACCTGGCCAACCACGAGCTCGTCCCCGAGGAGTGGGGCGGCGACACCATCATGGTGCCCGTCTCCGCCAAGACGAAGCAGAACCTGGACCTCCTCCTGGAGAACCTGGCGCTGCAGGCGGAAGTGTTGGAGCTCACGTCCAACCCGAACCGTCCGTCCGTCGGCGCCATCATCGAGGCGAAGCTGGACCGCGGCCGTGGCCCGGTGGCCACGGTGCTGGTGCAGGAGGGCACGCTGAAGCTGGGCGACGCCATCGTCACCGGCTCGCACTACGGCCGTGTCCGCGCGATGAACAACAGCCGCGGCGAGATGGTGAAGGAAGTCAAGCCGGGCTACTGCGCGGAGGTCGTCGGCCTGTCCGGTGTGCCCAGCGCGGGCGACGCCATCAACGTGGTGGCGGACGAGAAGGCGGCCAAGCAGATCGCCGAGCACCGCAACATGAAGGAGCGGCAGACCGAGCTCAGCAAGGTCAGCCGTGAGTCCCTGGAGCAGCTGTTCGCCAAGACGAAGGCGGGCGGCGGTCCCAAGGAGCTGCGCGTCGTCATCAAGGCGGACGTGCAGGGCTCGGCCGAGGCCGTCAAGCAGGCCGTCCAGAAGCTCACCACGCACAAGGTCAAGGTGGAGGTCGTCCACACGGGTGTGGGCGCCATCACCGAGGGCGACGTGATGCGGGCGGCCGCCTCCAAGGGCGTGGTGCTCGGCTTCAACGTCAACCCGGAGTCCGGCGCGGAGGCCGCGGCCAAGGCGCAGGAAGTCACCCTGCAGAGCTACTCCATCATCTACGAGCTCATCGATGGGGTGCGCACGGAGATGGAGAGCCTGCTGGAGCCCATCCGCACGGAGAAGAAGCTGGGCCGCGCGGAGGTCCGCAACACCTTCAACGTTCCTCGCCTGGGCACCATCGCCGGCGCGGCGGTGCTGGATGGTGTGATGAAGCGTGGCGCCTTCGTTCGCCTCATGCGCGAGAACAAGCAGCTGTTCGCGGGCAAGATGGCGTCGCTGCGGCGCTTCAAGGACGACGTCAAGGAAGTCGCGCAGGGCTTCGAGTGCGGTATCGGCATCGCGGACTTCAACGACCTCAAGGCCGGAGACATCATCGAGGCCTACGAGATTGAAGAGACTCGGCAGAGCCTGACGTAA
- the rpsO gene encoding 30S ribosomal protein S15, producing MSLHQERKSELVTKFRTHESDTGSPEVQVALLSERINMLTEHFKTHKKDHHSRRGLLKLVGQRRRLLDYLKSKDVTRYKKLIEGLGIRK from the coding sequence ATGTCGCTGCATCAGGAGCGCAAGTCGGAGCTGGTGACGAAGTTCAGGACCCACGAGTCGGACACCGGGTCCCCCGAGGTGCAGGTTGCGCTGCTGTCCGAGCGCATCAACATGCTCACGGAGCACTTCAAGACGCACAAGAAGGACCACCACTCGCGGCGCGGTCTGCTGAAGCTGGTCGGTCAGCGTCGTCGGCTTCTGGACTACCTGAAGTCGAAGGACGTCACCCGCTACAAGAAGCTCATTGAGGGCCTCGGCATCCGCAAGTAG
- the rimP gene encoding ribosome maturation factor RimP, producing the protein MSEKNLKQTVEDRAGAVLDPIVAGEGLELVDLEFVREREGWVLRLFIDKPGGRVGLDECSQVSRAVDPVLDVEDFIPHEYSLEVSSPGVDRPLKKPAHFERVQGQKVKVKTFGPVGDPPRKNFTGTLTGVAGDGISVEVEGAGTFHILFKDIAKANLEFEF; encoded by the coding sequence ATGTCGGAGAAGAACCTCAAGCAGACGGTGGAGGACCGGGCGGGGGCAGTGCTCGACCCCATCGTTGCGGGCGAGGGCCTGGAGCTCGTGGACCTGGAGTTCGTCCGGGAACGCGAGGGGTGGGTGCTGCGGCTCTTCATCGACAAGCCAGGCGGACGGGTTGGACTGGACGAGTGCAGTCAGGTCTCCCGCGCGGTGGACCCGGTGCTGGACGTGGAGGACTTCATTCCCCACGAGTACAGCCTGGAGGTCTCCAGCCCTGGAGTGGACCGGCCGCTGAAGAAGCCGGCTCACTTCGAGCGCGTCCAGGGGCAGAAGGTGAAGGTGAAGACGTTCGGCCCGGTGGGTGACCCGCCGCGCAAGAACTTCACCGGCACGCTGACCGGGGTGGCGGGAGACGGTATCTCGGTGGAGGTGGAGGGCGCCGGAACCTTCCACATCCTCTTCAAGGACATCGCCAAGGCGAACCTGGAGTTCGAGTTCTAG
- a CDS encoding peptidoglycan-binding protein LysM: MLLLAWLSAAHPDPSTVVGPQESLKDVAVRVLGDANATEELRALNALPSDSVPPGTRLKLPGQERALALKALETARTLVSQAKDVGGPTEAETRLREAEVHFRTARYALASEAANAAGALVTAARPPSSSAFSVRVEPDAGTTTVTVVRGPPVRVEAEGVTQPVEPGETVLVEKGRPPTRPPPPLAPPQQDRPEEGAVLKRRADGKGLLGPVKLSWTAQPGAERYEVEVARDIQGAAVLTQTASSPELQLPVLPAGRYWWTVRAVGLTGRSEPSGVRRFELVPERLKLEVQKGQWQ; encoded by the coding sequence TTGCTCCTGCTCGCATGGCTGAGTGCCGCGCATCCAGACCCCTCGACGGTGGTGGGTCCCCAGGAGTCCCTGAAGGACGTGGCGGTCCGCGTGCTGGGTGACGCCAATGCCACGGAGGAGCTGCGCGCACTCAATGCGCTTCCGTCCGATTCAGTGCCTCCTGGAACCCGGCTGAAGCTGCCCGGACAGGAGCGGGCGCTGGCCCTCAAGGCGCTCGAGACGGCGCGCACACTCGTGTCCCAGGCCAAGGACGTGGGAGGTCCCACGGAGGCCGAGACACGGCTGCGCGAAGCCGAGGTCCACTTCCGCACCGCGCGTTACGCCCTCGCCTCCGAGGCCGCCAACGCCGCCGGTGCGCTGGTGACGGCCGCGCGCCCACCCTCCTCTTCCGCCTTCAGCGTGCGGGTGGAGCCGGACGCGGGCACCACCACCGTCACCGTCGTGCGAGGCCCGCCCGTCCGCGTGGAGGCCGAGGGCGTCACCCAACCCGTGGAACCTGGGGAGACGGTGCTCGTGGAGAAGGGCCGTCCGCCCACGCGTCCTCCGCCGCCGCTCGCGCCGCCCCAGCAGGACCGGCCCGAGGAGGGCGCGGTGCTCAAGCGGCGTGCGGACGGCAAGGGGCTGCTCGGTCCGGTGAAGCTGTCCTGGACGGCGCAGCCTGGGGCGGAGCGTTATGAAGTCGAGGTCGCACGGGACATCCAGGGCGCGGCCGTGCTCACGCAGACGGCATCCTCCCCGGAGCTGCAATTGCCCGTGTTGCCCGCGGGGCGGTACTGGTGGACGGTGAGGGCGGTGGGGCTCACGGGCCGTTCGGAGCCATCGGGAGTCCGCCGGTTCGAGCTGGTCCCCGAGCGACTCAAACTCGAAGTCCAGAAGGGCCAGTGGCAGTAG
- a CDS encoding FecR domain-containing protein translates to MLLVLALSASPLGCTAEDAPTVATTSTTPHPSPRAHLRGLKGNVQIKRATADEWSTASEGVPLFENDKVRTVAGAGADLVFSGNGSTVHLGGDSLIGIAETRPRPGRQRTDLTVLRGRIDAELEQPSTQSLSVTTPAATIQAGREIVFQ, encoded by the coding sequence ATGCTGCTCGTGCTCGCGCTCTCGGCTTCGCCACTCGGCTGCACCGCCGAGGACGCGCCCACCGTGGCCACGACGTCGACCACGCCGCATCCCTCGCCTCGAGCACACCTACGCGGGCTGAAGGGGAACGTCCAAATCAAGCGCGCCACCGCCGACGAGTGGAGCACCGCCAGCGAGGGCGTGCCCCTGTTCGAGAACGACAAGGTGCGCACCGTCGCCGGCGCCGGCGCGGACCTCGTCTTCAGCGGCAACGGCAGCACCGTGCACCTGGGCGGAGACTCGCTCATCGGCATCGCGGAGACCCGGCCAAGGCCCGGGCGTCAGCGCACGGACCTGACGGTGCTGCGCGGCCGCATCGACGCGGAGCTGGAGCAGCCCTCGACCCAATCGCTCTCGGTCACCACGCCGGCGGCCACCATCCAGGCGGGAAGGGAGATTGTCTTCCAATGA
- a CDS encoding YlxR family protein, whose translation MCVGCGSKRLQAELTRFVIGPEGVIVVDRERRLPGRGAYLCGVGCMTAALKRKAFSRAFRGKAGLVDPSQLG comes from the coding sequence ATGTGCGTCGGGTGCGGATCCAAGCGACTTCAAGCGGAGCTCACCCGGTTCGTGATAGGGCCCGAGGGTGTCATCGTGGTGGACAGGGAGCGGCGGCTGCCCGGACGGGGCGCCTACCTGTGCGGTGTCGGTTGCATGACGGCAGCGCTGAAGCGGAAGGCGTTCAGTCGTGCCTTTCGCGGAAAGGCGGGGTTGGTAGACCCGTCGCAGCTCGGGTAG
- a CDS encoding carbon-nitrogen hydrolase family protein, which produces MHLIAAAQMVSTADKAHNVEAATRLVQRASELGARLVGLPENFAWMGPEPERQGAAEGLDGPTLSRMAELARERKVTLLAGSVLEAGAPGGRLYNTSVLFGPDGERLAVYRKMHLFDVDVGDGATYQESAAVAPGTEVVAADTAVGRLGMSVCYDLRFPELYRRLSKDGATLLAVPAAFTMMTGKDHWEVLLRARAIENQAYVLAPAQGGRHSAQRQTYGHAMVVDPWGLVTARASEGEGLALAPVDPALQARIRRDLPCLRHRRLD; this is translated from the coding sequence ATGCACCTCATCGCCGCCGCCCAGATGGTGTCCACCGCGGACAAGGCCCACAACGTGGAAGCCGCCACCCGCCTTGTCCAGCGCGCCAGTGAGCTGGGCGCCCGGCTGGTGGGCCTGCCCGAGAACTTCGCCTGGATGGGACCAGAGCCGGAGCGTCAGGGCGCGGCCGAAGGGCTGGACGGCCCCACCCTCTCCCGGATGGCCGAGCTGGCGCGCGAGCGGAAGGTGACCCTGCTGGCCGGCAGCGTCCTGGAGGCAGGAGCCCCGGGCGGGAGGCTCTACAACACCAGCGTCCTCTTCGGCCCCGACGGCGAGCGCCTGGCCGTCTACCGGAAGATGCACCTGTTCGACGTCGACGTAGGTGATGGTGCGACCTATCAGGAATCCGCGGCGGTGGCGCCCGGGACGGAGGTCGTGGCGGCGGACACGGCGGTGGGACGGCTGGGGATGTCGGTCTGCTACGACCTGAGATTTCCGGAGCTGTACCGGCGACTGTCGAAGGACGGCGCGACGCTGCTGGCGGTGCCGGCGGCCTTCACGATGATGACGGGCAAGGACCACTGGGAGGTGCTGCTGCGGGCCCGCGCCATCGAGAACCAGGCGTACGTGCTGGCTCCCGCGCAAGGGGGGCGGCACTCGGCCCAGCGCCAGACGTATGGCCACGCGATGGTGGTGGACCCCTGGGGACTGGTGACGGCGCGAGCCTCCGAAGGCGAGGGCCTGGCCTTGGCCCCCGTGGACCCGGCGCTCCAGGCGCGCATTCGCCGCGACCTGCCCTGCCTGCGACACCGCCGATTGGATTAG
- a CDS encoding DUF503 domain-containing protein — MFVGVARLTLQIPESGSLKAKRQVLRRVMDRVRARFNVAMAEVEDQDLWQKATLALSVVGNDRRHVDEQLEKVIHFIEEMYVAPLMARETEILGFGDQLFSSGPMASAAGSRAVEPLDDEEDLLSPEVAAAHSEAAIARFLRGERASLAEAEGLGDWERRHDGDNDGGPGTGRPSPSGGGRMTLDEARARARSLRNPRDWEKK; from the coding sequence ATGTTCGTAGGTGTCGCACGTCTCACCCTCCAGATTCCGGAGAGCGGTTCACTCAAGGCCAAGCGGCAGGTGCTTCGCCGGGTGATGGACCGGGTGAGGGCTCGCTTCAATGTGGCGATGGCCGAGGTGGAGGACCAGGACCTCTGGCAGAAGGCCACGCTCGCTCTCTCGGTGGTGGGCAATGACCGCCGCCATGTGGACGAGCAACTCGAGAAGGTCATCCACTTCATCGAGGAGATGTACGTCGCCCCGCTGATGGCGCGGGAGACGGAGATATTGGGCTTTGGAGACCAGCTCTTCTCGAGCGGCCCCATGGCTTCCGCGGCGGGCTCGCGGGCGGTGGAGCCCCTGGACGATGAAGAGGACCTGCTGTCGCCCGAGGTGGCGGCGGCCCACTCGGAGGCGGCCATCGCCCGGTTCTTGCGGGGCGAGCGGGCATCGCTGGCCGAGGCGGAGGGGTTGGGAGATTGGGAGCGCCGTCATGACGGCGATAACGACGGTGGCCCCGGTACGGGCCGCCCGTCTCCGTCGGGCGGTGGACGGATGACGCTGGACGAGGCGCGGGCGAGAGCCCGTTCCCTGCGCAACCCGCGAGACTGGGAGAAGAAATGA
- the nusA gene encoding transcription termination factor NusA, with translation MPTQQANPSVSLNLVLDQVAKDKGIDRAVLIATLEDAMKTAAKKHFGQDRNLEAKYDPEKGVVELFQAITVVEEITDPVQAVNQITLAESHKKGMEVEPGDELVFQIFYRDEDANEAKAQDDQYGDILRLKTFRRGFGRIAAQTAKQVILQRTRDAERENVFNEYKDRKNEIVTGIARRFERGNIVVDLGRAEAVLPVREQVPRETYRPGDRVQAYVLDVLRESKGPQIVLSRASVNLLTKLFEMEVPEIAEGIVVIEAAAREPGGRAKIAVSSRDSDVDPVGACVGMKGSRVQAVVQELRGEKIDIVPYDEDPARFVCSALAPAEVSRVIIDEANHAMELIVPDDQLSLAIGRRGQNVRLAAQLTGWKLDINSESRVREMREFASRSLGALPGINEMLVETLYAHGFRQARDVADANPEMLAQIPGMDPARIPSMQEAARKRMVEDQAELSRMDYEREQARLAEARRHPDELSQAERLARVRGVGEKTIEQLAASGYRTVEDIANEKDLAKLGDVPGVGIKKARQLKSAAENYLVEEAKLRAELNAERGNSTAALDGGAEATKSP, from the coding sequence ATGCCCACGCAGCAAGCCAACCCGAGCGTCAGCCTCAACCTCGTCCTGGACCAGGTCGCCAAGGACAAGGGCATCGACCGGGCTGTGCTGATTGCCACCCTTGAGGATGCGATGAAGACCGCGGCCAAGAAGCACTTTGGCCAGGACCGCAACCTCGAGGCCAAGTACGACCCCGAGAAGGGCGTGGTGGAGTTGTTCCAGGCCATCACCGTGGTGGAAGAGATCACCGACCCGGTCCAGGCGGTGAACCAGATTACGCTCGCCGAGTCCCACAAGAAGGGCATGGAGGTAGAGCCCGGTGACGAGCTCGTCTTCCAGATTTTCTACCGGGACGAGGACGCCAACGAGGCCAAGGCCCAGGACGACCAGTACGGCGACATCCTCCGCCTGAAGACCTTCCGCCGCGGCTTCGGCCGCATCGCCGCGCAGACCGCCAAGCAGGTCATCCTGCAGCGCACCCGCGATGCCGAGCGCGAGAACGTCTTCAACGAGTACAAGGACCGCAAGAACGAGATTGTCACGGGCATCGCCCGCCGGTTCGAGCGCGGCAACATCGTCGTGGACCTGGGCCGCGCCGAGGCCGTTCTGCCGGTGCGCGAGCAGGTCCCGCGCGAGACGTACCGCCCTGGCGACCGCGTCCAGGCGTACGTGCTGGACGTGCTGCGCGAGTCCAAGGGCCCCCAGATCGTCCTGAGCCGCGCGTCGGTGAACCTGCTCACCAAGCTGTTCGAGATGGAGGTGCCCGAAATCGCCGAGGGCATCGTCGTCATCGAGGCGGCGGCCCGCGAGCCGGGTGGCCGCGCGAAGATTGCCGTCTCCAGCCGCGACTCGGACGTGGATCCGGTCGGCGCGTGCGTGGGCATGAAGGGCAGCCGCGTGCAGGCGGTGGTGCAGGAGCTGCGCGGCGAGAAGATCGACATCGTCCCCTATGACGAGGACCCGGCGCGCTTCGTGTGTTCGGCGCTGGCGCCCGCGGAGGTCAGCCGCGTCATCATCGACGAGGCCAACCACGCGATGGAGCTCATCGTCCCGGACGACCAGCTCAGCCTGGCCATTGGCCGGCGCGGTCAGAACGTGCGCCTGGCGGCCCAGCTGACGGGCTGGAAGCTGGACATCAACAGCGAGAGCCGCGTGCGGGAGATGCGCGAGTTCGCCAGCCGCTCGCTGGGCGCGCTGCCGGGCATCAACGAGATGCTGGTGGAGACGCTCTACGCGCACGGCTTCCGGCAGGCGCGGGACGTGGCGGATGCCAACCCGGAGATGCTGGCGCAAATCCCCGGCATGGACCCGGCCCGCATCCCCTCCATGCAGGAGGCCGCCCGGAAGCGTATGGTGGAAGACCAGGCGGAGCTGTCCCGCATGGATTATGAAAGGGAGCAGGCCCGGCTGGCCGAGGCGCGCCGCCACCCCGACGAGCTGTCCCAGGCTGAACGCCTGGCGCGCGTGCGCGGCGTTGGCGAGAAGACCATCGAACAGCTCGCGGCGTCCGGCTACCGCACGGTGGAGGACATCGCCAATGAGAAGGACCTGGCGAAGCTGGGCGATGTGCCGGGCGTGGGCATCAAGAAGGCCCGCCAGCTGAAGAGCGCGGCGGAAAACTATCTCGTGGAGGAGGCCAAGCTGCGCGCGGAGCTGAATGCCGAGCGCGGCAACTCGACGGCGGCTCTGGATGGTGGCGCGGAAGCCACCAAGTCGCCGTAA
- the truB gene encoding tRNA pseudouridine(55) synthase TruB, with amino-acid sequence MDGVLVIDKPTGPTSFDVVRQVRSLLKLKKVGHTGTLDPMATGVLPLCLGEATKVAGFITEGDKAYDATVRLGAETDTQDAEGQVTATAPVPALTPALLEAALARFRGTFDQVPPMYSAVKVAGKRLYELARAGEEVERAARQVTVYELVLRDFSADRIHLSVRCSKGFFVRTLAFDLGRALGCGAHLEALRRTASGPFMLARALPLADVASQAKDGTLASRLVSLGDALVDMPEVRVGAEDARRVSHGVPVEVPASSRPGRVRVTGPDGALLAVAEGAGGRLRYLRVLV; translated from the coding sequence ATGGACGGCGTCCTCGTCATCGACAAGCCCACCGGTCCCACGTCCTTCGACGTGGTGCGACAGGTGCGCTCGCTGCTGAAGCTCAAGAAGGTGGGCCATACGGGGACGTTGGACCCCATGGCCACCGGCGTGCTGCCGTTGTGCCTGGGTGAGGCCACCAAGGTGGCGGGCTTCATCACCGAGGGCGACAAGGCCTACGACGCCACGGTGCGCCTGGGGGCGGAGACGGATACCCAGGACGCGGAGGGCCAGGTGACGGCGACCGCGCCCGTTCCCGCGCTGACGCCCGCGCTGCTGGAGGCCGCGCTCGCGCGCTTCCGAGGGACCTTCGACCAGGTTCCGCCCATGTACTCGGCGGTGAAGGTGGCCGGAAAGCGCCTGTATGAACTGGCCCGGGCGGGCGAGGAAGTGGAGCGCGCCGCCCGCCAGGTGACGGTGTACGAGCTGGTCTTGCGCGACTTCTCGGCGGACCGGATTCACCTGTCCGTGCGCTGTTCCAAGGGCTTCTTCGTTCGCACCCTGGCCTTCGACCTGGGGCGGGCCCTGGGGTGTGGCGCGCACCTGGAGGCCCTGCGGCGCACCGCGAGCGGGCCCTTCATGCTGGCCCGGGCATTGCCCCTGGCGGATGTGGCGTCGCAGGCGAAGGATGGCACGCTGGCCTCACGGCTGGTGTCACTCGGCGATGCCCTGGTGGACATGCCCGAGGTGCGGGTCGGGGCCGAGGATGCCCGGCGCGTGTCCCACGGCGTCCCGGTGGAGGTCCCCGCATCGTCGCGCCCGGGCCGGGTGCGTGTGACGGGACCTGACGGGGCGCTCCTGGCCGTGGCAGAGGGCGCGGGTGGGCGACTGCGCTACCTGCGGGTGCTCGTCTAG